The following nucleotide sequence is from Acidimicrobiia bacterium.
CACGATGAGGGCAAGCGTGAGGACATTGGCAATCCAATAGAGGAAGGCCACTAACGATCGTCGCCGAACAGACCGAGCCGGGCGAGTCGCTCCTGTTCGGCCACTCCGAGCACCACGCCCGTTGGCGTCACGAGGATCACACCCTGGGCCGTCTTCGACATCTTTCCGTCGAGGGCATAGGTGAGTCCGGAGGCGAAGTCCACGATTCGACGAACCATATCGGGTTCCGTCGATCGCAGGTCGAGGATGACGGCACGACCGGCACGGATCGCGTCGGCGAGGCTCTGGGCATCCGAGAAGTTCCGCGCAACGATGATCTGGGATTCGGGATCGAGGTGCCGAGGTGTTGTCTCCATGGGGGTCCCGCCTGCGGTTGGATGGATGTACACACCGGCCTCGGCATGCCGCGGGTCCGTTGATACCGATCTGCGCGTTGCTGACGGCGGTTCCACGCGACGACCTGCGAGGGCACCGGGAGGGCGCACCCCGGCGGTCACCGAAGCGGTCTGCCCTCTCGCGTCGGCGGGCCGGTAGGCGGCATCCTTGGCAGGCGGCGGATCGATCGGGCGAATGTCCCCGACCCCCTGATCACCAAAGCCGGTGTCCTGCTCCTCTTCATCGACGAGGCCGAGGTAGAAAAGCGTCTTGTTCCAAAGCGTCGCCATCGGTGCCTACCTGTTCGTCTCGGAGCTGCGTTCGTTGCCAAAGATAGCCGTTCCGACGCGCACCGTCGTGGCACCTTCTTCGATGGCGACCTCGAAGTCGTGTGACATTCCCATCGAGAGCGTGTCAATACGATCATCGACCTCGCGGTATCTGTCGAAGATGTCCTTGAGGGCGGCAAACCAGCCGCGGGCGTCGTTCGGGTTGGCCACCATCGGGGGGATCGCCATGACACCACGAACGGCGATATGGGCTTCGGTCACGAGGCCGAGGATTCGATCGGCAGCGGCAGGATCGAACCCCCCCTTCTGCGGCTCGGACGCCATGTTGAATTGCAGGAGGACCGGCGTGTCCGAATGCTGCCACCGGTGAATGAGGTCGACGCGATCAAACGAGTGGAGCAGGGCGACATGCTCTGCGACATAGCGTACCTTACGCCCCTGGAGGGGTCCGATGAAGTGCCAGATGATGTCGGTCGGAAGGCCGGTCTCGATTCGGTCCCGAAGGCCCTGCTGACGGTTCT
It contains:
- a CDS encoding cell division protein SepF yields the protein MATLWNKTLFYLGLVDEEEQDTGFGDQGVGDIRPIDPPPAKDAAYRPADARGQTASVTAGVRPPGALAGRRVEPPSATRRSVSTDPRHAEAGVYIHPTAGGTPMETTPRHLDPESQIIVARNFSDAQSLADAIRAGRAVILDLRSTEPDMVRRIVDFASGLTYALDGKMSKTAQGVILVTPTGVVLGVAEQERLARLGLFGDDR
- a CDS encoding YggS family pyridoxal phosphate-dependent enzyme, with the translated sequence MDPDGLTTVRSRIASAARRSGRSEGDITLVAVSKGRSNDAVLAAYRKGQRDFGENRQQGLRDRIETGLPTDIIWHFIGPLQGRKVRYVAEHVALLHSFDRVDLIHRWQHSDTPVLLQFNMASEPQKGGFDPAAADRILGLVTEAHIAVRGVMAIPPMVANPNDARGWFAALKDIFDRYREVDDRIDTLSMGMSHDFEVAIEEGATTVRVGTAIFGNERSSETNR